A genomic region of Candidatus Marimicrobium litorale contains the following coding sequences:
- the htpX gene encoding protease HtpX gives MRILLFLATNVAVLVLVGIVFNLLGLQGILAENGVDLNLGALLIMCALFGFGGSLISLFLSKWMAKRGTGTRIIETPDNTDEQWLIDTVKALADEAQIGMPEVGIFPSDSANAFATGWNRNGALVAVSVGLLQRFKPAEVRAVLAHEIGHVANGDMVTLTLIQGVVNTFVLFLARVIGHTVDRLVFRNERGYGIGYFVVTIVAQMVLSVLASAIVFWFSRWREYRADYAGATLASPGDMIAALQRLQMEQDQPQDLPGELTAFGISEQLKEGLSGLFRSHPPLNDRITALQAGRQ, from the coding sequence ATGCGAATACTTTTGTTTCTTGCCACCAATGTCGCTGTTCTTGTGCTGGTTGGCATTGTTTTCAACCTGCTGGGGCTACAGGGCATCCTGGCGGAGAACGGCGTGGACCTCAACCTGGGGGCGCTGCTCATCATGTGCGCGCTGTTTGGCTTCGGCGGCTCGCTAATTTCGCTGTTCCTGTCGAAGTGGATGGCAAAGCGCGGGACCGGCACTCGTATTATCGAAACCCCAGACAACACAGACGAACAATGGCTGATAGATACCGTAAAAGCCCTTGCGGATGAGGCGCAAATAGGTATGCCTGAAGTCGGGATATTTCCCTCCGACTCAGCCAATGCGTTTGCCACCGGCTGGAATCGCAACGGCGCGTTGGTCGCCGTGAGTGTCGGCCTGCTGCAACGCTTCAAGCCCGCCGAGGTGCGGGCTGTCCTGGCGCATGAAATTGGCCACGTGGCCAACGGCGATATGGTGACACTCACCCTGATACAGGGTGTAGTGAATACGTTTGTGCTCTTTCTTGCGCGTGTTATTGGCCATACGGTCGACCGGCTGGTGTTTCGCAATGAGCGGGGCTACGGTATCGGCTACTTTGTGGTGACTATTGTCGCGCAAATGGTTCTCAGTGTGCTGGCCAGCGCCATTGTGTTCTGGTTTTCCCGCTGGCGGGAATACCGGGCAGATTACGCGGGTGCCACTCTAGCCTCGCCGGGCGATATGATCGCAGCCTTGCAGCGTCTGCAAATGGAACAGGATCAACCGCAGGATTTACCCGGAGAACTGACGGCGTTCGGTATTAGCGAGCAATTGAAGGAAGGCCTCAGCGGGCTTTTTCGTTCCCACCCGCCTCTCAACGACAGGATCACAGCATTGCAAGCGGGCCGACAGTAA
- the msrA gene encoding peptide-methionine (S)-S-oxide reductase MsrA: MSLFDLRKKHAMPSPDTALPGRPESMPVSEAHFVNGNPLRGPFPAHLEQAIFGMGCFWGVERKFWPVEGVFTTAAGYAAGLTPNPSYQEVCGGYTGHNEVVLVVFDPAKVAYEELLKLFWEGHDPTQGMRQGNDMGTQYRSGIYTSDETQVSAATVSRDAYQLMLQEAGFGMITTEIIPAAEFYYAEDYHQQYLAKNPGGYCGLGGTGVSCSATDGA; encoded by the coding sequence ATGAGCCTCTTTGATTTACGAAAAAAACACGCGATGCCCTCGCCCGATACGGCCCTGCCCGGCAGGCCGGAGTCGATGCCGGTGTCGGAAGCTCACTTTGTTAATGGAAATCCGCTGCGCGGCCCCTTTCCTGCGCATCTGGAGCAGGCCATATTCGGCATGGGTTGCTTCTGGGGAGTAGAGCGCAAATTTTGGCCAGTGGAAGGCGTCTTCACCACGGCCGCCGGGTACGCTGCGGGTCTGACGCCCAACCCGTCCTATCAGGAGGTGTGTGGCGGGTACACAGGCCACAACGAGGTGGTGTTAGTGGTGTTCGATCCTGCGAAGGTGGCTTACGAAGAGCTGCTGAAACTGTTCTGGGAGGGCCACGACCCCACGCAGGGTATGCGTCAGGGCAATGATATGGGCACGCAGTATCGTTCGGGTATTTATACCTCTGACGAAACGCAGGTGTCAGCGGCAACGGTATCCCGAGACGCCTACCAGTTAATGTTGCAAGAGGCAGGCTTTGGGATGATTACGACGGAGATTATTCCAGCCGCCGAATTTTACTATGCGGAAGACTATCATCAGCAATATCTGGCAAAAAACCCCGGAGGCTATTGTGGCCTCGGTGGCACAGGGGTGAGCTGTTCCGCTACTGACGGAGCGTAA
- a CDS encoding TonB-dependent receptor — MSTKNTTIAFQLSAIIAAGTAGFAPSIALGQSVLEEVVVTARKREESLQETPVAISAFNNQTLEELGLNNITDLTRVVPNVDMYAGNGTTGAGNVFIRGVGARNTGVNFDSGVGIYVDGVYVPRADGAILDNVDIQSIQVLRGPQGTLFGKNTTGGAILYATNKPNEEFGGHVEGRVGNYNQMDGKGTLNIPIIGDTLMSRFSVFSTNRDGYVKSKIPDGLPAQATGNYPGFTDGEDYNDVERYGGQAQLRWVASDTLLLDLNYNYAKTDQKSRGQNCEVVEGIEGAGWQAALQDPFIIEPSTGQTIKDWCRDNQRLGKDKIMTNLTPNKYQAEVNTLALTVDWEVGDYGTFKSISSARNTEGGEVNELDAISIALLGRTNYKWNSTEKRNTDSYSQEFQFAGTAFEDKLDYVVGTFGFHEETDKGTAASPSGPFFGSLGDPNLAFYQNATTELLTKNSSLSFYSQADWNFNEYWRLTLGARYTWEEKKLTRRFRPVDVSTLAKTGDAGVSAINETFFEFPSGPDSFNPDHGFAYATGPDGQPDPLGNQTQKYDDSKVTPMASIQRNFDAIGFMDSGTLYFTIANGYLSGGITDTTNVATNLIENYDPEEVWNYEIGFKMEAWDNKLRLNSALFYNDYEDRQLTTVRINPETGRIAGALINAESSWIAGVEFEAIVLPVENLQITANVTFNDSDIDKYEDERIFAAVDGAPVPDGCTNIPVGLSTVNSCPVDRSDEDLPRLPDSIYFLAVQYTFATEYGDVVPMVSWSYRTNLDNCFDVSSCQSGIYKVNQEDVTARLTWTSPEMNWRVTAYGNNLTDDRYVEGGTPLVDVTETAGTIYNTPRTYGIEAAYTW; from the coding sequence ATGTCCACAAAAAACACCACTATCGCATTTCAGCTGTCAGCCATAATCGCCGCCGGCACGGCAGGTTTTGCCCCCAGCATTGCACTAGGCCAGTCGGTCCTGGAAGAAGTTGTTGTCACCGCGCGGAAACGTGAGGAGTCGCTGCAGGAGACACCCGTGGCGATATCTGCATTCAACAATCAAACTTTGGAGGAGCTGGGGTTAAACAATATTACCGACCTGACCCGAGTCGTCCCCAACGTTGATATGTATGCCGGTAATGGCACCACCGGCGCCGGGAACGTGTTTATTCGTGGCGTTGGTGCGCGCAATACGGGCGTCAACTTCGATTCTGGCGTTGGCATCTACGTTGACGGTGTGTATGTCCCCCGTGCGGATGGTGCGATCCTGGACAATGTCGACATTCAATCTATTCAGGTGTTGCGCGGGCCTCAGGGCACCCTATTCGGCAAAAATACCACCGGCGGCGCTATCCTCTATGCCACCAACAAACCCAATGAGGAATTTGGCGGGCACGTAGAAGGCCGGGTCGGCAACTACAATCAAATGGATGGCAAGGGCACCCTCAATATTCCCATCATCGGCGACACTCTGATGTCGCGCTTCTCAGTTTTTAGCACCAACCGCGACGGTTACGTCAAAAGCAAGATTCCAGATGGCTTGCCCGCACAGGCCACCGGCAACTACCCCGGATTTACCGACGGAGAGGATTACAACGATGTTGAGCGCTACGGTGGCCAGGCCCAGTTGCGTTGGGTAGCCAGCGACACTCTGCTTCTCGACCTGAACTACAACTACGCCAAAACCGATCAGAAATCCCGCGGCCAGAACTGTGAGGTCGTTGAAGGCATTGAGGGTGCCGGCTGGCAGGCTGCTCTGCAGGACCCATTTATTATCGAGCCATCGACCGGGCAGACCATCAAGGATTGGTGCCGGGATAACCAGCGTCTCGGAAAAGACAAGATCATGACCAACCTGACACCCAACAAGTATCAAGCCGAAGTCAACACGCTGGCGCTCACTGTCGACTGGGAGGTCGGTGACTACGGCACGTTCAAAAGCATCTCGTCCGCGCGCAATACCGAGGGCGGCGAAGTCAATGAGCTCGATGCAATCAGCATAGCATTGCTGGGAAGGACCAACTACAAATGGAATAGCACCGAAAAACGCAATACTGACAGCTACAGTCAGGAGTTCCAATTTGCAGGTACCGCGTTTGAGGACAAACTGGACTACGTGGTGGGCACCTTCGGGTTCCATGAAGAAACCGATAAAGGCACAGCCGCCTCGCCATCTGGCCCCTTCTTTGGATCGCTTGGTGATCCGAACCTCGCTTTTTACCAGAACGCCACGACAGAGCTTTTGACCAAGAACTCGTCGCTGTCTTTTTATAGCCAGGCAGACTGGAATTTTAATGAGTACTGGCGCTTAACGCTCGGCGCGCGATACACCTGGGAGGAGAAAAAACTCACGCGCAGATTTCGACCTGTTGACGTTTCCACGCTGGCCAAGACAGGAGATGCTGGCGTATCTGCAATCAATGAAACGTTTTTTGAATTCCCCAGCGGCCCGGATAGCTTCAACCCCGATCACGGTTTTGCCTACGCTACGGGACCCGATGGTCAGCCAGATCCACTGGGCAATCAGACGCAGAAATACGATGATTCCAAGGTCACCCCCATGGCGAGTATCCAGCGCAATTTTGACGCCATAGGATTCATGGATTCCGGAACATTGTACTTTACCATCGCTAACGGCTACCTCTCAGGAGGCATTACTGACACGACCAATGTCGCGACCAACTTGATAGAGAACTACGATCCAGAAGAGGTCTGGAACTATGAAATCGGCTTCAAAATGGAAGCATGGGACAACAAACTGCGGTTGAACTCTGCCCTGTTCTATAACGACTACGAGGATCGCCAGTTGACCACCGTGAGGATTAATCCGGAAACGGGTCGCATTGCTGGAGCTCTGATCAATGCGGAATCATCCTGGATTGCAGGCGTTGAGTTCGAAGCTATCGTGCTTCCGGTGGAGAACTTGCAGATTACGGCAAACGTCACCTTTAACGATAGTGATATCGATAAGTATGAGGACGAACGTATCTTTGCGGCTGTAGATGGTGCTCCGGTCCCGGACGGATGCACCAACATCCCGGTCGGTCTCAGTACTGTGAACAGCTGCCCGGTTGATCGCTCAGATGAGGACCTGCCGCGACTGCCTGACAGTATTTATTTCCTTGCAGTGCAGTACACTTTCGCAACTGAATATGGCGACGTAGTACCCATGGTGTCGTGGTCATACCGCACGAACCTTGACAACTGCTTCGACGTGTCCAGCTGTCAGTCGGGCATTTACAAGGTCAACCAGGAAGACGTCACCGCTCGTTTGACCTGGACATCACCTGAGATGAACTGGCGTGTAACCGCCTATGGCAACAATCTCACTGATGACCGCTATGTAGAGGGAGGCACACCCTTGGTTGACGTGACCGAAACGGCGGGCACCATTTATAACACGCCACGGACTTACGGTATCGAAGCTGCCTATACCTGGTAA
- the rimO gene encoding 30S ribosomal protein S12 methylthiotransferase RimO — translation MNKTEQKRVGFVSLGCPKALVDSERILTQLKTDGYDIVPTYENADVVVVNTCGFIDSAKQESLEAIGEAISENGRVIVTGCMGKGDDANTIKKLHPKVLNVSGPAAYEEVVGAVHQWAPQSQDYKPFIDLVPPQGIKLTPRHYAYLKISEGCNHRCSFCIIPDMRGDLVSRPIGDVMDEAERLVRAGVRELLVISQDTSAYGVDTQYRTGFWNGRPLKTRMQELCEVLGELGVWVRLHYVYPYPHVDKLIPLMAEGKILPYLDVPLQHGSPAILKQMQRPAAAEKALKRIETWRDICPDITLRSTFIVGFPGETEDDFEILLDFVRAAQLDRVGCFRYSPVKGARANLLAGHVAEEIKQERWDRFMALQQQISAAKLQNKIGKTIEILIDETDASGAVGRSSADAPEIDGKVYLPGVNGLSPGDLVEAEVTATDEYDLWVG, via the coding sequence ATGAATAAAACCGAACAAAAACGTGTCGGCTTCGTCAGCCTGGGTTGCCCCAAGGCTCTGGTTGACTCGGAGCGTATCCTCACGCAACTCAAGACCGACGGCTACGACATCGTCCCTACCTATGAAAACGCCGATGTCGTAGTCGTCAATACCTGTGGCTTTATCGACAGTGCCAAGCAGGAATCGCTGGAGGCCATTGGAGAGGCTATTAGCGAGAACGGGCGGGTCATTGTCACGGGGTGCATGGGCAAAGGCGACGATGCGAACACGATAAAAAAACTGCATCCCAAGGTGCTTAACGTATCAGGCCCGGCGGCTTATGAGGAAGTGGTGGGCGCAGTGCATCAATGGGCGCCTCAAAGCCAAGACTACAAACCCTTTATTGATCTTGTGCCGCCACAGGGTATCAAGCTGACCCCGCGACACTATGCCTATTTGAAAATTTCCGAGGGTTGCAATCATCGCTGCAGTTTTTGCATCATTCCGGATATGCGTGGAGACCTCGTGAGCAGACCCATCGGGGATGTTATGGATGAAGCGGAACGCCTCGTTCGCGCAGGCGTGCGTGAACTGCTAGTGATTTCTCAGGACACCAGTGCCTATGGTGTCGATACCCAATACCGCACCGGATTCTGGAATGGTCGTCCGCTGAAAACCCGCATGCAAGAACTGTGCGAAGTGCTAGGAGAGTTGGGTGTATGGGTTCGCCTGCACTATGTCTACCCTTACCCACATGTAGACAAGCTCATACCGCTTATGGCCGAGGGTAAAATACTCCCCTATCTGGACGTACCCCTGCAGCATGGCAGCCCCGCTATCCTCAAGCAGATGCAACGGCCCGCCGCGGCAGAAAAAGCACTGAAACGCATTGAAACATGGCGTGACATTTGCCCTGACATCACGTTGCGCAGCACCTTTATCGTTGGCTTTCCCGGTGAGACAGAAGATGATTTTGAAATACTGCTGGATTTTGTGCGCGCAGCACAACTGGATCGTGTCGGCTGTTTCCGTTATTCGCCTGTGAAGGGAGCACGGGCTAATCTACTTGCTGGCCATGTTGCTGAAGAAATCAAGCAAGAGCGCTGGGACCGTTTTATGGCACTACAGCAACAGATCAGCGCCGCCAAATTGCAGAACAAGATTGGCAAAACCATTGAAATTTTAATCGATGAGACCGATGCCTCGGGCGCGGTGGGCCGCTCCAGCGCCGATGCGCCGGAGATTGATGGTAAGGTTTACCTACCCGGGGTCAATGGGCTCTCTCCGGGAGACCTTGTAGAAGCCGAAGTCACCGCCACCGATGAATATGACCTGTGGGTGGGTTGA
- a CDS encoding molecular chaperone DnaJ — protein sequence MPRLILLMAVVAVVYLLVRRVQALPPHKRRSEYFKLGLGVALFATAILALTGRLHWVGAAITALLVTARQALPLLMRFFPMLAGLRGKGALGAGQSSTVETPLLRMHLDHDSGELQGEILQGAFKDWRLAEMKREQLEEFYRYCQAEDADSARLLSSYLEQKFPGEAPFDNPPGGQSPSAQPMDRKEALAVLGLEDDAGEPEIVDAHRKLIQKLHPDRGGNDYLAAQINRAKDILLG from the coding sequence GTGCCCCGATTGATACTGCTAATGGCGGTAGTCGCCGTTGTCTACCTGCTGGTCCGCCGGGTGCAAGCCCTACCTCCGCATAAGCGCAGGAGCGAGTATTTCAAACTTGGCCTCGGGGTCGCCCTTTTCGCTACAGCGATCCTCGCCTTGACCGGGCGTCTGCACTGGGTGGGGGCTGCTATCACTGCCCTGCTCGTGACCGCCCGCCAGGCGCTGCCACTGCTGATGCGTTTTTTCCCCATGCTCGCGGGCCTCAGGGGTAAAGGGGCACTCGGCGCTGGCCAAAGTTCCACTGTGGAAACGCCGCTGTTGCGCATGCACCTTGATCACGATAGCGGAGAGCTGCAGGGGGAGATACTGCAGGGCGCATTCAAGGACTGGCGGCTCGCGGAAATGAAGCGCGAGCAACTCGAGGAGTTCTATCGCTACTGTCAGGCAGAAGATGCCGACTCAGCGCGCCTTTTGTCTAGCTATCTGGAGCAGAAATTTCCAGGCGAGGCGCCCTTTGATAACCCGCCTGGAGGACAAAGCCCTTCCGCGCAACCCATGGACCGCAAGGAAGCACTCGCTGTTCTGGGCTTGGAGGATGATGCCGGCGAGCCGGAAATCGTCGATGCACACCGCAAGTTGATCCAGAAACTGCACCCTGACCGGGGAGGCAATGACTACCTCGCAGCACAGATTAACCGCGCCAAGGACATACTTCTCGGCTGA
- a CDS encoding VWA domain-containing protein: MAKPPARRSTSGDIAQFLQKSRDITEFVERQPRLIFAIDATASRQPTWDRASHLQQSMFRASGKINSLAVQLCYYRGFGELQASRWLTDSDALARLMGTVQCEGGHTQIARLLRHALQEHNRMPVQALAFIGDALEENPDTLCELAGQCGLLKLPLFLFQEGHDSAVEQCLQSMARLSGGAWGRFDAHSAEILAGLLGAVASYARGGRTALETLEGDSAKLLLRQLNH; the protein is encoded by the coding sequence ATGGCTAAACCACCCGCTCGCCGGTCGACCTCAGGGGACATTGCACAGTTCCTGCAAAAAAGCAGGGACATCACTGAATTCGTGGAACGACAGCCCCGGCTTATTTTCGCCATCGACGCTACCGCCTCACGTCAGCCCACCTGGGACCGCGCCAGCCACCTGCAGCAGTCGATGTTCCGAGCCAGTGGCAAAATCAACTCTCTCGCCGTGCAGCTTTGCTACTATCGAGGTTTCGGAGAGCTTCAGGCCAGCCGGTGGTTAACGGACAGCGATGCACTGGCGCGTCTCATGGGCACGGTACAATGCGAAGGTGGGCATACACAGATCGCCAGACTTCTGCGCCACGCTCTGCAGGAGCATAACCGCATGCCGGTGCAGGCTCTGGCGTTTATTGGTGACGCCCTCGAGGAAAATCCAGACACCTTGTGCGAACTCGCAGGCCAGTGTGGTCTGCTAAAACTTCCCCTGTTCCTGTTTCAGGAAGGTCATGACAGCGCGGTCGAACAGTGTCTGCAAAGCATGGCTCGACTCAGTGGTGGCGCCTGGGGACGGTTCGATGCACACAGTGCAGAAATACTGGCTGGCCTGCTGGGTGCGGTAGCAAGCTATGCAAGGGGCGGTCGCACTGCACTTGAAACGCTTGAGGGTGACAGTGCTAAACTACTCCTTCGCCAACTGAACCACTGA
- a CDS encoding alkaline phosphatase D family protein has product MTLNRRHMLKLLASSTFFLSVGARASNHPATGVNLHRLAFPQGVASGDPQPDGIMLWTRAQPQGDTGSPVNLLLQLSTDKTFTETPLMEEVLQAKPETDFTVRAYVDGLSPGKHYYYRFLGAEGSASRVGRTRTAPDPDDATPVNFGFTSCQNFEQAFYGGWARMLEDDRALPEGQRLQFILHLGDFIYERCWHTRIDGSPQSRTLPPFPDGVTTDENRYAISLADYRHLYRTYLDDPHLQDARANWPFICTWDDHEFANNAFQAYSTYADKALLEPRRKQDANQAWFEYIPTVLSELKGQPAYDFIPEDVSTGDNSQRNAAAVDSLCIYRKLNWGKHVDILLTDGRSYRSPACLPTGLSKSLGLPMDTVKLVALADEGAAYNGGNPPATLPYGDGNTANAARDRAPGSMLGRQQREWLLDTLAGSTATWKLWGNAMPLIPMRLDTSSLPFLDYEDSIINIDGWAGYPHEQMILMDQVEARGISGIVSFSGDHHLHAAGTINRSASEPNTPPVAVDFTIGGIASSPVFSDIVEAARGDHGEFSRLVYREDGQELEPVWHITMLQGVLAGMTYSRSSSQALARWLGPNPANTGLQYMDTTTNGYGLARMDAKAVTVVYKALEDCTRDFETPPAIRYTARFELPAWTGDDAPELTGPIFTGEAPFPFASKEN; this is encoded by the coding sequence ATGACACTGAACCGCCGACACATGCTAAAGCTGCTCGCCAGCAGCACGTTTTTTTTATCCGTGGGCGCACGGGCCTCGAACCATCCCGCTACAGGCGTTAACCTCCATCGGCTGGCTTTTCCCCAGGGGGTCGCCTCCGGCGACCCACAACCGGACGGTATCATGCTGTGGACAAGGGCGCAGCCGCAGGGTGACACTGGCTCGCCTGTAAACCTATTACTGCAGCTCAGCACCGATAAAACATTCACCGAGACGCCCCTCATGGAGGAGGTGCTGCAGGCCAAACCCGAGACCGACTTTACTGTGCGAGCCTACGTCGATGGTCTCTCCCCGGGGAAACACTACTACTATCGCTTTCTCGGGGCTGAGGGCAGCGCCTCCCGCGTCGGGCGGACACGCACAGCACCCGACCCCGATGACGCGACGCCGGTCAACTTTGGCTTTACCAGCTGCCAAAATTTTGAACAGGCCTTTTACGGCGGATGGGCGCGCATGCTGGAGGACGATCGAGCTCTGCCCGAGGGACAACGTCTGCAGTTCATATTACACCTTGGCGATTTTATCTACGAACGCTGCTGGCACACTCGCATCGACGGCAGCCCGCAGTCGCGCACTCTGCCCCCGTTCCCGGACGGGGTGACCACGGATGAAAACCGCTATGCCATATCGCTCGCCGATTACCGCCACCTTTACCGCACCTATCTCGACGATCCACACCTACAGGATGCGCGCGCCAACTGGCCGTTTATCTGCACGTGGGACGACCACGAGTTCGCCAATAACGCCTTTCAGGCCTACTCAACCTATGCGGATAAGGCCCTGCTCGAACCCCGGCGTAAACAGGACGCCAATCAGGCCTGGTTCGAGTACATACCCACAGTGCTGTCAGAGCTAAAGGGACAGCCTGCATACGATTTCATACCAGAAGACGTGAGCACGGGTGACAACAGTCAGCGCAATGCGGCTGCGGTCGACAGTCTGTGTATTTATCGCAAACTCAATTGGGGCAAACACGTCGACATCCTGCTTACCGACGGCCGCAGCTACCGCAGCCCCGCATGCCTCCCCACGGGCCTCAGCAAGTCCCTTGGACTGCCGATGGATACGGTAAAGCTGGTTGCCCTTGCCGATGAAGGCGCTGCCTACAATGGCGGCAATCCCCCCGCGACTCTGCCCTATGGCGACGGCAACACAGCCAATGCCGCTCGCGACCGGGCTCCGGGCAGTATGCTGGGGCGACAGCAGCGAGAGTGGCTGCTGGACACGCTAGCCGGCTCGACGGCCACCTGGAAGCTGTGGGGCAACGCCATGCCCCTGATTCCGATGCGACTGGATACCTCTTCGCTACCCTTCCTGGATTATGAGGACTCGATTATCAATATCGATGGATGGGCGGGATACCCCCACGAGCAAATGATCCTGATGGATCAAGTTGAGGCGCGCGGTATTAGCGGAATCGTTTCATTTTCTGGCGATCACCACCTGCATGCCGCCGGCACGATAAACCGCTCGGCCAGCGAGCCCAATACTCCGCCCGTCGCGGTTGATTTCACCATTGGAGGGATTGCCTCATCACCTGTTTTCAGCGATATTGTCGAAGCTGCCCGAGGTGACCATGGGGAATTCTCTCGTCTGGTGTACCGTGAAGACGGGCAGGAGCTGGAACCGGTCTGGCATATCACCATGCTGCAGGGCGTTCTGGCTGGTATGACGTACAGCCGCAGCAGTTCTCAGGCGCTGGCGCGCTGGCTGGGTCCAAACCCCGCCAACACGGGTCTGCAGTACATGGACACCACCACCAACGGCTACGGACTGGCGCGTATGGATGCTAAAGCCGTCACGGTAGTCTACAAGGCGCTGGAAGACTGCACGAGGGACTTCGAGACCCCCCCTGCCATTCGGTATACTGCCCGCTTCGAACTGCCCGCCTGGACAGGCGACGACGCCCCCGAGCTCACTGGGCCCATCTTCACGGGCGAGGCCCCCTTCCCCTTTGCCAGCAAAGAGAACTGA
- a CDS encoding 16S rRNA (uracil(1498)-N(3))-methyltransferase has translation MNLLLFCNDDRLDANKIVIQGRRLEHLQKVHRAHAGDTLRVGEIGGLTGEGKLLNITADRATLAISLQHSPPEKLPLRLIVALPRPKMLRRILRTVAEIGVAELHLINSYRVEKSYWQSPVLNSETMRELLLQGLEQSRDTILPLVHCHPRFKPFVEDTLPALITGERALLAHPGNTPPCPRHIEKQTSLIVGPEGGFIPYEVTSLSNAGCEVVSLGPRILRVENAINYLIGRLF, from the coding sequence TTGAATTTACTCCTGTTCTGCAACGATGATCGACTGGACGCAAACAAAATCGTAATTCAAGGCCGTCGTCTCGAACACCTTCAAAAAGTGCACCGTGCACATGCTGGCGACACGCTACGCGTGGGCGAGATCGGCGGTTTGACCGGGGAGGGGAAGCTTCTGAATATCACAGCAGACCGCGCAACTCTGGCCATCTCACTGCAACACTCGCCACCAGAAAAATTGCCCCTGCGCCTTATTGTCGCCCTTCCCCGACCTAAAATGTTGCGCCGCATCCTGCGCACTGTAGCCGAGATCGGCGTGGCCGAACTGCACCTGATAAACAGCTACCGCGTAGAAAAAAGCTATTGGCAAAGCCCGGTGCTGAACAGTGAGACCATGCGGGAGCTCCTGCTGCAGGGACTGGAACAATCACGCGACACCATACTGCCTCTGGTGCATTGCCATCCACGTTTTAAACCCTTTGTCGAGGATACCCTGCCCGCGCTGATAACTGGCGAAAGGGCGTTACTGGCACATCCAGGCAATACCCCCCCCTGCCCTCGACATATCGAAAAGCAGACCTCACTGATCGTTGGCCCAGAGGGCGGCTTTATTCCATACGAGGTGACCAGCTTAAGCAATGCAGGCTGCGAAGTCGTCTCTCTGGGACCACGCATCTTGCGCGTGGAGAATGCCATCAACTATCTGATTGGTAGGCTATTTTAA